In Solanum stenotomum isolate F172 chromosome 6, ASM1918654v1, whole genome shotgun sequence, one DNA window encodes the following:
- the LOC125866899 gene encoding uncharacterized protein LOC125866899, with protein sequence MAEGRGSSLVHLLVIVLSLIAFGFAIAAERRRSTGTLHDDTITNRTYCVYTSDVATGYGVGAFLFLLSGEALLMGVTKCMCFGRPLSPGSNRAWTIIYFVSSWLTFLVAEACVVAGAKQNAYHTKYRDMLLAENFSCETLRKGVFVAGAVFIVANMILNVYFYMYFTKATTQPAHKTNRTSSTIGMAGYA encoded by the exons ATGGCGGAAGGCAGAGGATCTTCCCTTGTTCATCTACTAGTAATTGTACTGAGCTTAATCGCTTTCGGATTCGCCATTGCCGCCGAACGTCGCCGGAGCACT GGTACTCTGCATGATGATACTATTACCAATCGTACATATTGTGTTTACACCTCAGACGTTGCCACTGGATATGGAGTAGGTGCTTTCTTGTTTCTTCTTTCAGGTGAGGCATTGCTTATGGGAGTGACAAAATGCATGTGCTTCGGAAGACCTTTATCTCCTGGTTCAAATCGTGCATGGACCATTATATACTTCGTATCATCATG GCTGACATTCCTGGTTGCTGAGGCATGTGTTGTTGCTGGAGCAAAGCAAAATGCATACCACACCAAGTATCGTGATATGCTCTTGGCAGAAAACTTCTCTTGCGAAACGCTAAGGAAAGGTGTCTTTGTTGCTGGAGCAGTCTTTATCGTTGCAAACATGATCCTTAATGTGTATTTCTACATGTATTTCACTAAGGCTACTACTCAGCCAGCTCACAAGACAAATCGTACTAGCTCAACTATCGGGATGGCTGGTTATGCATAG